In a genomic window of Holophagales bacterium:
- a CDS encoding transposase yields the protein MLEEADACSASGTVGVLLRREGLFSSHLTEWRRQREQATIAGLTPRKRGRKQKVVDAMAVRVAELERDKRRLEERLRTAEIIIDVQKKVSLLLGVPLSAPKTEGND from the coding sequence ATCCTCGAAGAGGCCGACGCGTGCTCGGCGTCCGGCACCGTGGGTGTCTTGCTCCGGCGCGAGGGCCTGTTCTCCTCCCACCTGACGGAATGGCGGCGGCAGCGCGAACAGGCCACGATCGCCGGGCTGACCCCAAGGAAACGCGGACGAAAACAGAAGGTCGTCGACGCCATGGCCGTACGCGTTGCAGAGCTCGAGCGCGACAAACGGCGGCTCGAGGAGCGCCTGCGCACGGCCGAGATCATCATCGACGTCCAAAAAAAAGTCTCGCTGCTCCTGGGCGTGCCGCTGAGCGCCCCGAAGACCGAAGGCAACGACTGA